In Acinetobacter sp. WCHAc010034, a genomic segment contains:
- the paaK gene encoding phenylacetate--CoA ligase PaaK gives MNKNAMEKIETVSTDELRSVQLERMKRTLQHAYQNSPVYKKKFDEAGVHPDDFKSLEDLAKFPFTTKQDLRDNYPFGMFAVPQEQIVRVHASSGTTGQPTVVGYTQNDINVWSDVVARSLRAAGLSNKDTIQVSYGYGLFTGGLGAHYGVERLGATVIPMSGGQTERQAQLIHDFKPTAIMVTPSYCLNIIEALEKKFGTAKNCSIKTGVFGAEPWTNEMRKEIEERLGIDALDIYGLSEVMGPGVAMECLESKDGPTIWEDHFYPEIIHPETGEVLADGELGELVFTTITKEGMPVIRYRTRDLTRLLPGTARTMRRMDKIVGRSDDMMIIRGVNVFPSQIEEQILHIPQLLPNYQIQICKQGHLDTLHIQAEMRKDISQALAAQLAAQLKSQIKTMVGLSVCVEILPEGSLPRSEGKAQRVFDIRKSA, from the coding sequence ATGAATAAAAATGCTATGGAAAAAATTGAGACGGTTTCAACCGATGAGCTCCGCAGTGTGCAGCTGGAACGCATGAAGAGAACGCTGCAGCATGCTTATCAGAACAGCCCGGTGTATAAAAAGAAGTTTGACGAAGCAGGCGTGCACCCTGATGATTTCAAATCTTTAGAGGACTTGGCGAAGTTTCCATTCACCACCAAGCAGGACCTGCGCGATAATTACCCATTCGGCATGTTTGCTGTGCCGCAAGAGCAGATTGTACGGGTGCATGCATCTTCAGGCACGACGGGCCAGCCGACGGTTGTGGGCTATACGCAAAATGACATTAATGTCTGGTCAGATGTGGTGGCGCGCTCACTGCGCGCCGCCGGCTTAAGCAATAAAGATACTATTCAAGTATCTTATGGCTATGGCTTATTTACCGGCGGTTTAGGCGCGCATTATGGCGTGGAGCGCTTAGGCGCAACCGTAATTCCAATGTCGGGAGGCCAAACTGAACGTCAAGCGCAGCTGATTCATGACTTTAAGCCAACGGCAATTATGGTTACGCCATCGTACTGCTTAAACATTATTGAAGCTTTGGAGAAAAAATTCGGCACAGCGAAAAACTGTTCGATTAAAACCGGCGTATTCGGTGCAGAGCCGTGGACCAATGAAATGCGCAAGGAAATTGAAGAGCGTTTAGGCATTGATGCGCTGGATATTTATGGCTTATCTGAAGTGATGGGGCCGGGCGTGGCCATGGAATGCCTTGAAAGCAAAGACGGCCCAACCATTTGGGAAGATCATTTCTATCCTGAAATCATTCATCCGGAAACCGGTGAAGTGCTGGCGGACGGTGAGCTGGGCGAGCTGGTCTTTACTACGATTACCAAAGAAGGCATGCCGGTCATCCGCTACCGTACCCGCGATTTAACCCGCCTGCTGCCGGGAACTGCGCGCACCATGCGCCGCATGGATAAAATTGTCGGGCGCAGCGACGATATGATGATCATCCGCGGCGTAAATGTGTTCCCGTCGCAAATTGAAGAGCAGATTCTGCATATTCCGCAGCTGCTGCCGAATTATCAGATCCAGATTTGCAAACAAGGCCATTTAGATACATTGCATATTCAGGCCGAAATGCGTAAAGATATCAGTCAGGCTTTGGCTGCTCAGCTGGCGGCGCAGCTGAAAAGCCAAATTAAAACCATGGTGGGCCTTTCTGTCTGTGTGGAAATTCTGCCGGAAGGCAGCCTGCCGCGTTCAGAAGGCAAGGCGCAGCGGGTATTTGATATCCGCAAATCGGCATAA
- a CDS encoding very short patch repair endonuclease gives MTAKVQPKNRKVLTRSENMAAIHSKNTKPELQIRKALHRLGFRYRLHNKDLPGKPDIVLKKYNTVIFVHGCFWHQHDCKYFHWPKSNLDYWQPKILKNVERDTAHTLRLLKQHWKVCIWWECATRNAQDFDWTLARFQEWIQDADNMYLEL, from the coding sequence ATGACCGCCAAAGTACAGCCGAAAAACAGAAAAGTGCTGACACGCTCTGAAAATATGGCGGCCATCCACTCCAAGAATACCAAGCCTGAACTGCAGATCCGCAAGGCGCTGCATCGCCTGGGCTTCCGCTACCGCCTGCATAATAAAGACCTGCCCGGCAAGCCGGATATTGTGCTGAAAAAATACAATACGGTTATTTTTGTGCATGGCTGCTTTTGGCATCAGCATGACTGCAAGTATTTCCACTGGCCGAAAAGCAATCTGGATTACTGGCAGCCCAAAATTTTAAAAAATGTAGAGCGCGATACCGCGCATACCCTGAGGCTGCTGAAGCAGCACTGGAAGGTCTGCATCTGGTGGGAATGCGCCACCCGCAATGCGCAGGATTTTGACTGGACTCTGGCGCGCTTTCAGGAATGGATTCAAGACGCAGATAATATGTATTTGGAGCTTTGA
- a CDS encoding DJ-1/PfpI family protein, producing the protein MPKQILMLVGDYAEDYETMVPFQFLTGLGYAVHAVCPDKKAGDSIATAIHDFEGEQTYSEKRGHNFAINHDFSAVNTADYIGLVIPGGRAPEYLRMNARVIEIVREFDAAQKPIASVCHGAQLLAAADVLKGRLCSAYPACAAEVKLAGGTYADIAVTEAVTDGHLITAPAWPAHPAWLAQFVKALGASISL; encoded by the coding sequence ATGCCTAAACAAATCCTGATGCTGGTGGGCGACTATGCCGAAGACTACGAAACCATGGTGCCCTTTCAGTTCCTGACTGGCCTTGGCTATGCCGTGCATGCCGTCTGTCCGGATAAAAAAGCCGGCGACAGCATTGCCACCGCCATTCACGACTTTGAAGGCGAGCAGACCTACAGCGAAAAGCGCGGGCATAACTTCGCCATTAACCATGACTTCAGCGCGGTAAATACCGCTGATTATATCGGGCTGGTGATTCCGGGCGGGCGGGCGCCGGAATACCTGCGCATGAATGCGCGTGTCATTGAAATTGTCCGGGAGTTTGACGCAGCCCAGAAGCCAATTGCTTCGGTCTGCCACGGCGCGCAGCTTTTAGCGGCGGCGGACGTGCTGAAAGGCCGCCTCTGCTCGGCTTACCCAGCCTGCGCTGCCGAAGTGAAACTGGCCGGCGGGACTTATGCCGACATTGCTGTGACTGAAGCAGTCACCGATGGCCATCTGATCACCGCGCCGGCATGGCCTGCGCATCCGGCTTGGCTGGCGCAGTTTGTCAAAGCCTTGGGCGCAAGCATCAGCCTGTAA
- a CDS encoding transferase hexapeptide repeat family protein, which produces MPCYAIDGVIPVVSPKAYVHPTAVLIGDVIIEDGAYIGPFAALRADFGGIHIHKNANVQDSCIIHGFPNYVTVVEEFGHIGHGAILHGCRIRKNVLIGMNSVILDESDIGENTIIGANSTVKAKAQIPANSLALGSPARVIRALDDKEIAWKRQGTGQYIQLTERCLATMREVEPLLYACAERKTHQDFMAEYGIKQNS; this is translated from the coding sequence ATGCCGTGTTATGCTATTGATGGGGTGATTCCTGTCGTCAGCCCCAAAGCTTATGTTCATCCGACAGCTGTACTGATTGGCGATGTGATTATTGAGGATGGGGCCTATATCGGCCCTTTCGCGGCGCTGCGTGCGGATTTCGGCGGCATTCATATTCATAAAAATGCCAATGTGCAGGACTCCTGCATCATTCATGGCTTTCCTAACTATGTCACCGTAGTTGAAGAGTTTGGCCATATTGGCCATGGCGCCATTCTGCATGGCTGCCGCATCCGCAAAAACGTGCTGATTGGCATGAACAGCGTGATCTTGGATGAATCGGATATTGGCGAAAATACAATTATCGGCGCCAACAGCACCGTCAAAGCCAAAGCGCAGATTCCAGCAAACTCCTTAGCGCTGGGCAGTCCGGCACGCGTTATTCGCGCTTTAGACGATAAAGAAATAGCATGGAAGCGTCAGGGGACTGGGCAGTATATTCAGCTGACTGAACGCTGCTTGGCAACGATGCGCGAGGTCGAGCCTCTGCTTTATGCCTGCGCTGAGCGTAAGACGCATCAAGACTTTATGGCGGAGTATGGCATTAAGCAAAACAGCTAA
- the paaX gene encoding phenylacetic acid degradation operon negative regulatory protein PaaX: protein MNPKLKQVIDEFINNEALSGTSLIMTVFGDCIFHRGGIISLASLIQLMDVFGFNERSVRTAVFRLVQNGWLVSEKIGRTSYYRVTESSRQRFIMADQKIYSFNHQEWDQKWDLVLLSSVELENKAVLKKELEWLGFANIAANVMAYPGCDHLKLQNLLLNLKMTDQVVIFKAEALQLWQESYPTVKRMVESNWPVAELHQRYEKFISDFREFFNSVENEAELDPVQAFQIRILLIHQYRRILLKDPNLPFELLPSNWLSLNARNLSSNLYQTVVAAGEEFFMETARTSEGSMPPAHPQFYKRFGGLKQEEASY, encoded by the coding sequence ATGAATCCAAAATTAAAACAAGTTATTGATGAGTTCATTAATAATGAAGCGTTAAGCGGCACATCGCTGATTATGACCGTATTTGGTGACTGCATTTTTCACCGCGGCGGCATCATCAGTCTGGCCAGCCTGATTCAGCTGATGGATGTGTTTGGCTTTAATGAGCGCTCAGTCCGTACCGCGGTATTCCGCCTGGTGCAAAATGGCTGGCTGGTGTCAGAGAAAATTGGCCGTACCAGCTATTACCGTGTTACTGAAAGCAGCCGCCAGCGCTTCATTATGGCGGATCAGAAAATTTACAGCTTCAACCATCAGGAATGGGATCAGAAGTGGGACTTGGTGCTGCTGAGTTCAGTGGAGCTGGAAAATAAAGCGGTTTTGAAAAAAGAGCTGGAATGGCTGGGTTTTGCCAATATTGCCGCCAATGTCATGGCGTATCCGGGCTGCGACCACCTGAAACTGCAGAATTTATTGCTGAATTTAAAAATGACCGATCAAGTGGTGATTTTCAAAGCTGAAGCGCTGCAGCTGTGGCAGGAGTCCTATCCGACTGTCAAGCGCATGGTGGAAAGCAATTGGCCTGTGGCTGAACTGCACCAGCGCTATGAAAAATTCATCAGCGATTTCAGGGAATTTTTCAATTCAGTGGAAAATGAAGCCGAGCTGGATCCGGTGCAGGCGTTTCAAATCCGCATTTTGCTGATTCATCAGTACCGCCGTATTTTGCTGAAAGATCCGAATTTGCCATTTGAGCTGCTGCCGTCCAATTGGCTGTCACTGAATGCCAGAAATTTAAGCAGCAACCTCTATCAAACTGTAGTGGCCGCCGGTGAAGAGTTCTTTATGGAAACAGCAAGAACGTCTGAAGGCTCTATGCCGCCGGCGCATCCGCAATTCTACAAGCGCTTTGGCGGACTCAAGCAGGAAGAAGCCAGCTATTAA
- the sbmA gene encoding peptide antibiotic transporter SbmA, whose product MFKSFFPNPKWFFGSLLLWFAVNIALWYSGGSGWGTFLGFPQGYDAVELPIGVSRFWSPAFLWFYLWFGISAAAFALCWRAKSNNPWQGWSVWGSAFILFNIWFGVQVSVVVNAWYNPFYDLIQKMLSTGGGDVGQLYAGIMTFLYIAMVYVTAAVFNLFFVSHYVFRWRTAMNDYYTRNWGQLRQIEGASQRIQEDTMRFARTMEGLGVSLVEAMMTLLAFLPVLFSLSSHVQQLPIVGAIPHALVWAAISWAVLGTAVLMLVGYKLPGLEFNNQMVEAAYRKELVYGEDNPERADPLTLQELFGKVRFNYFRLYFHYAYFNLVRIWYMQLDNIYGLFVLFPSIAAGAITLGLMMQIINVFGKVRESFQYLIASWPTIIELLSIYKRLKAFESALDK is encoded by the coding sequence ATGTTTAAATCTTTCTTTCCAAATCCAAAATGGTTCTTTGGATCGCTGCTACTCTGGTTCGCTGTTAATATTGCGCTTTGGTACAGCGGCGGCAGCGGCTGGGGAACGTTTCTGGGCTTCCCGCAAGGCTATGACGCTGTGGAACTGCCGATAGGCGTCAGCCGTTTCTGGTCGCCGGCATTTTTATGGTTTTATCTGTGGTTCGGCATCTCGGCTGCAGCTTTCGCTCTGTGCTGGCGGGCGAAATCCAATAATCCCTGGCAGGGCTGGTCGGTCTGGGGCTCTGCATTCATTTTATTCAACATCTGGTTTGGCGTGCAGGTCAGCGTGGTGGTAAATGCATGGTACAACCCGTTTTATGACCTGATTCAAAAGATGCTCAGCACGGGCGGCGGCGATGTCGGCCAGCTGTATGCAGGCATCATGACCTTTCTGTACATTGCGATGGTGTATGTGACGGCAGCGGTTTTCAATCTGTTTTTTGTCAGCCATTATGTCTTCCGCTGGCGCACGGCAATGAATGACTATTACACCCGGAACTGGGGTCAGCTGCGCCAGATTGAGGGCGCGTCGCAGCGTATTCAGGAAGACACCATGCGTTTCGCGCGCACGATGGAAGGGCTGGGCGTCAGCCTGGTGGAAGCGATGATGACGCTGCTGGCGTTTTTGCCAGTGCTGTTTTCGCTGTCTTCGCATGTCCAGCAGCTGCCGATTGTCGGCGCAATCCCGCATGCTTTGGTCTGGGCCGCGATTTCCTGGGCGGTGCTGGGAACTGCAGTGCTGATGCTGGTAGGCTATAAGCTCCCTGGTTTGGAATTCAATAACCAGATGGTTGAAGCCGCTTACCGCAAAGAGCTGGTATATGGCGAAGATAATCCTGAGCGCGCAGATCCGCTGACCTTGCAGGAGCTGTTCGGCAAGGTGCGCTTCAACTATTTCCGCCTGTATTTCCACTATGCCTATTTCAATCTGGTGCGCATCTGGTATATGCAGCTGGACAATATTTACGGCTTATTTGTGCTGTTCCCGAGCATTGCCGCCGGAGCGATTACGCTGGGCCTGATGATGCAGATCATCAATGTTTTTGGCAAAGTGCGTGAATCTTTCCAGTATTTGATTGCTTCCTGGCCAACCATTATTGAGCTGCTGTCTATTTATAAGCGCTTAAAAGCCTTTGAATCGGCTTTGGATAAATAG